The following is a genomic window from Sphingorhabdus sp. Alg231-15.
CAGAGATCGCAGCACTACCGGATGGATCGCCGATTACGATCGATATGATCCAGGCCGCACCCAGCTACCAGGAGCGTGCTCTTCTGACGCAGAATTTTGTCAAACAAAATCCCGATCATGCTGCGTTGGTGGTGAAAGAACTGCTCAAGGAAACAGGCGAGGCGGAGGAAGTCGATGGCTGAGGCAGAAACCAAGAACACCCAAGCGTCAGAAGAAGACGGCGCACAACTGGAATTGATTACCGGCCGTCAGAGCGCTGCGATCCTCATGTTGTTGTTTGATGACGATGAGGCTGCCAGGATATTGGAACGGCTCGAACCGCAGGAAGTGGAACTGCTCGGCGAGGCGATGTTCAGCGTCGCCGATGTCGATGCGATGCAGATTGACGGATCGCTCGATCGTTTCTTGCAGTTGACTCGAAACCAATCGATGCTGGCTTATAAATCCGACGAAAAAGTGGGCCGCGTGTTCCGTCAGGCGCTGGGCACCTCCCGCGCTGAAACCATGATGAACCGCTTTGCGCCGAAACGGCCCAGCAACATCGCGGAGCTTTTGAAGTGGGTTCCCCACAAGGATCTTGCAGAGCTTGTCGCGAATGAGCCGCCTCAGATTTCAGCGGTGCTGATCTCTTTCATGGCGCCGGAAGCGGCTGCGGAAATGTTACAGCTTCTGCCGTCGGACTTGCAGGAAGAACTCGTCTATCGGGTTGCCACCATGGGGCCGGTCAGCGCCCACGCCTTGGCGCAGATACATGGGCTGCTGGAACGCAATGCACCATCGGCAGAAGAAATCGCACCACCGATGGAAATTGGCGGCGTGATGGACAGCGCTTCGATCGTCAACAATTTCCCGAAGCAACTTGGTCGCGCTGTTTTGAAAGGCGTGACCCGTCGTGACCGAAAAATTGCCAAAGAGATTGAAGATGAGATGTTCATCTTTGCCGATCTGATCAATCTGTCGAGCAAGGATCTGGGCACAGTCGTACGCAAAGTGGATACCGCTATATTGGTTCCAGCTCTGCGTGGCGCATCGAGTGAACTGAAAGCGAAAATCTTCGCTGCAATGTCGAAACGGGCCGCAGAGACAATCCAGGATGAAATTGATGAAGCACCGCCGCAGCCAATGGAAGCTGTGCGGGATGCACAGAAAGGCGTTATCGCGATAGCCAAGGTCATGCTCGACAATGGAGAGATTAACATGTCCGGCGGCGGTGCCGATTATGTCTGATCTGCGTTCCGAGAAAAACCTGCATGATGCGATGCAAAAAGATAATGTCGCTCCGCTCTGGAGAATGCCGCTCGAACAAAAAGAGTTTTCCGCCTGGTCGGGACAATTGCCTCCTGATGCCGCTGCCGGCGCAGGAAGCCAATTTCAAAATTTTGGAAAAACGGACAGGGCAGGGGGCACAGCGCCTCCCGGCGGAGAAGAGGATATTTTTGAAGCCGCCTATCGCAAGGGATGGGAAGACGGACAGGCTGCGCTTTCCGCTGAACAGGCAATAAACGATCAAGCCGCTGCCGCTATTGCAGACGCCATAAGTCATTTGAACGATCTGCATTCGACCGGCAGCTTTGCTTTGATCCTGACCGCGATTGAATCGCTTTTTCACCGCTGTTCCGAGCTGGCCGTGCCGGATCCGGTATTGTTGCAAGCATGGGCAACGCAATTGGCGGACAAGATTGACCAGGATCAGAAAGGCGCGAGCCTGGTTCTGCATCCCGATGACATGGCGTTGGTTGATCAGGACGCCTGCAAATTGCCATTGCGTGCCGACCCATCGATGTTGCGCGGCAATTTGAAACTTAGCCACGCCGGCGGCTGGATTGAAAAAGGATCTGCGGTCGTATTGGACGAATTGCGGGCCCTGATTGACGAGTTTAACGGGCCGCAACGGGATGCCGATCATGAGTGATAGGCAGAGCGAATTTGTCAGTGATCCGAATAGTGGGAAAGGCATTCAGGGTCTGCTGGCGCGGATCGACCATATCAGCAACGCGCCGCGTTACGTCGGCAAGCTCTCGGCTCATGATAACGGTATGTTGGAAGTAACCGGCTTTGCCTATCCACTAGGCTATTCCGGCCGGGTGATCGCAACTGATGGCCGGGAAATCTGCGCCGAAGTGGTTGGTTTCAAAGGATCACGGGCCCTGATGATCCCGATGGTACAGGACGCACCCCTGCGCAGCGGAAGCCGCGTATTGCCCTATGTGAAATCCAATGAAGCAGCCGTTGGTGACGCGCTGTTTGGCCGAATTATTGGTCCAATGGGTGAGCCGATTGATGGCAAGGGACCGATATTGGCGACAGAAAGCGTGCCGTTGTCGGGGCAGGAAGGCGATGTCATGCGCCGGGCCAGCGTTACCAAGCCAATCGACATGGGGATCCGGGCGCTGAATGGCCTTTTGACCTTTGGCCGAGGGCAACGGGTCGCCGTGATCGCCGGTTCCGGTGTCGGCAAATCGATGCTGATCAACCAGATATTGGACGGTGTTGTTGCCGACGTCGTGGTCGTCGGCCTGATTGGTGAACGCGGCCGCGAGGTGAATGACTTTGTCAATCGCCGCAATCAGCAAAAAGACGCCGTACCAACTATTACGGTTGCTGTTCCTGCAGATCATTCTCCTTCATCACGCCTGAAGGCAGCCCATCGTGCAACTGCCATCGCAGAGCATTTTCGTTCGCAAGGCAAATCCGTCGTGCTTGTCCTCGACAGCCTGACCCGTGTGGCTCATGCCCAACGCGAAATCGGGCTTGCGGCTGGTGAACCGCCAACCATGAAAGGCTATCCACCGTCCGCACTCTCGATGATCCCGCGATTGATCGAACGGGCGGGCAATGACAGCGAGACCGGCGGGTCGATAACAGCAATTTATACTGTTCTGGCCGATGGCGATGATCTTGATGATCCTGTCGTTGATAGCGCGCGAGCCATTGCCGACGGGCATATCATCCTGTCGAGATCGCTTGCCGAGCAAGGCATATTTCCCGCCATTGATGTCGGTAAATCGATCAGCCGCGTTGCGGTCGATATTATCGATGACAATCACCATGCCGTTCAAACGCATTTCAGGCGGCTCTGGTCGATATACGAGGAAAATCGCGATCTTGTGCTTATGGGCGCTTATCAGGCCGGGAGTGATCCGAATATTGATGAAGCGTTGGCCTATTGGCCGGTGATGGTTGAGTATATCAAACAGAAGCCGCGCGAATTGGTCAATTTTCAACAGAGCATTAGCGATCTTGCCGGTTTGTTTCAGTCATGAAGCGCAAGGTGAAAGGGCTGCAACGCATCTTGAAGGTGCGGGAGACACAGAAAAAGCTGAAGGAAAGCGCACTGGCGAAGGCCGGAAACCATTGTGCCGCGCTGGAGCATAATGCGCAGCGGATCAAAAATCTGCACAGCGAG
Proteins encoded in this region:
- a CDS encoding FliG C-terminal domain-containing protein, with translation MAEAETKNTQASEEDGAQLELITGRQSAAILMLLFDDDEAARILERLEPQEVELLGEAMFSVADVDAMQIDGSLDRFLQLTRNQSMLAYKSDEKVGRVFRQALGTSRAETMMNRFAPKRPSNIAELLKWVPHKDLAELVANEPPQISAVLISFMAPEAAAEMLQLLPSDLQEELVYRVATMGPVSAHALAQIHGLLERNAPSAEEIAPPMEIGGVMDSASIVNNFPKQLGRAVLKGVTRRDRKIAKEIEDEMFIFADLINLSSKDLGTVVRKVDTAILVPALRGASSELKAKIFAAMSKRAAETIQDEIDEAPPQPMEAVRDAQKGVIAIAKVMLDNGEINMSGGGADYV
- a CDS encoding FliI/YscN family ATPase; this translates as MSDRQSEFVSDPNSGKGIQGLLARIDHISNAPRYVGKLSAHDNGMLEVTGFAYPLGYSGRVIATDGREICAEVVGFKGSRALMIPMVQDAPLRSGSRVLPYVKSNEAAVGDALFGRIIGPMGEPIDGKGPILATESVPLSGQEGDVMRRASVTKPIDMGIRALNGLLTFGRGQRVAVIAGSGVGKSMLINQILDGVVADVVVVGLIGERGREVNDFVNRRNQQKDAVPTITVAVPADHSPSSRLKAAHRATAIAEHFRSQGKSVVLVLDSLTRVAHAQREIGLAAGEPPTMKGYPPSALSMIPRLIERAGNDSETGGSITAIYTVLADGDDLDDPVVDSARAIADGHIILSRSLAEQGIFPAIDVGKSISRVAVDIIDDNHHAVQTHFRRLWSIYEENRDLVLMGAYQAGSDPNIDEALAYWPVMVEYIKQKPRELVNFQQSISDLAGLFQS